A window of the Zeugodacus cucurbitae isolate PBARC_wt_2022May chromosome 2, idZeuCucr1.2, whole genome shotgun sequence genome harbors these coding sequences:
- the LOC105210162 gene encoding CD81 protein: MGLNGCCSCVKYLMVLINILFWIIGLIIVVASVWMLTDPTFVLSMTQSYNHYYIALYVFLGIGVLITLGGFFGCCGVVKESQCLLISFFCVILVVMVAQIAAGAWAFHNKDKLDDIVRASVKYSVQEEYGQSSMSSRTVTFDTIQKNLKCCGADGPADWATSRFNNVDRTNIVDIAISSMNVFYNIPESCCKDELKENVCEMSRKLKFGGSLNQAIYQQGCVDKLIELIYENWVLLFGITAGVILLELLALTFSLSLCCAVRNQHYKA; encoded by the exons ATTATTGGCCTAATCATTGTGGTCGCCTCGGTGTGGATGCTCACCGATCCCACGTTTGTGCTGTCGATGACCCAATCCTATAATCACTACTACATCGCGTTGTATGTCTTCCTTGGCATTGGTGTGCTCATCACATTGGGCGGTTTCTTCGGCTGTTGCGGCGTCGTTAAGGAATCACAATGTCTGCTTATATCG TTCTTCTGCGTAATTCTGGTGGTGATGGTGGCACAGATTGCCGCCGGCGCATGGGCATTCCACAACAAAGACAAACTCGATGACATTGTACGCGCGTCGGTGAAGTATTCGGTGCAGGAGGAATACGGCCAATCAAGCATGAGTTCGCGTACGGTCACTTTTGATACCATACAAAAGAAT TTGAAATGTTGCGGCGCTGATGGACCGGCCGATTGGGCAACGAGCCGTTTCAACAATGTCGATCGCACAAATATCGTCGATATTGCCATATCATCGATGAATGTGTTCTACAATATACCCGAATCGTGTTGCAAAGACGAATTGAAGGAGAATGTGTGTGAAATGTCGAGGAAATTAAAATTCGGTGGTTCGCTAAATCAAGCAATATATCAACAG GGTTGCGTTGACAAACTAATTGAACTCATCTATGAGAATTGGGTTCTGCTCTTCGGCATCACAGCGGGTGTGATTCTATTGGAATTATTGGCGTTGACCTTCTCATTGAGCCTTTGCTGTGCGGTGCGCAATCAACACTACAAAGCCTGA
- the LOC105210159 gene encoding methanethiol oxidase, protein MSKKACCHGPGYKSPIDAMKNGPREKLLYTVTVQPNLDEPHGDYLSTVDVDPESPTYCQVIHRTFTNRKGNELHHSGWNACSSCYYVDENAKQIPKRDKLILPSIVSDFIYVLDVATDPRKPSIYKTIDGDVLKQHNVTAPHTTHCLADGNIMISTLGDAAGHAKGDFILFETNNFDCVGTWTKGKEVALCGYDFWYQPYFDVMVSTEWGAPNKFKRGWRNEDLDDMTQYGCRLNFYKWSTHTLYQTIDLGYEGTTPLEVRFMHDPKRGEGFVGCCLNANIYYFKKKPDSDEFVAKKVIDIPGKLISIDGGKPETLNGMVSDIVLSLDDKYLYVNCWLHGDLRQYDVSDPENPRLTGQLFLGGFICNDWKHVEVLEDKELTKRPEPRFVKGRRLEGGPQMMQLSLDGKRLYVSSSLFSPWDKQFYPKMVEKGGTIIEIDIDVVNGGMKLNENFLVDFGNEPHGPALPHEMRYPGGDCTSDIWLVNDEK, encoded by the exons ATGTCTAAAAAAG ctTGTTGCCATGGTCCCGGTTATAAGAGCCCCATTGATGCGATGAAAAATGGACCTCGCGAGAAATTGCTCTACACTGTTACCGTGCAGCCTAATCTAGATGAACCCCATGGTGATTACTTATCAACTGTGGATGTGGATCCCGAAAGCCCAACTTATTGtcag GTGATTCATAGGACCTTTACCAACCGCAAAGGAAATGAACTTCATCATTCGGGCTGGAATGCTTGCTCCAGCTGCTACTATGTTGATGAGAATGCTAAGCAAATACCGAAACGTGACAAACTTATATTGCCTTCAATTGTGTCCGATTTCATTTACGTACTGGATGTGGCGACTGATCCACGTAAACCCTCGATATATAAGACCATCGATGGGGATGTGCTTAAGCAACATAATGTAACTGCACCACATACAACGCATTGTCTAGCTGATGGTAATATTATGATTTCGACATTGGGCGATGCTGCAGGCCATGCCAAGGGTGATTTTATACTCTTCGAAACGAACAATTTCGATTGTGTTGGTACGTGGACGAAGGGCAAAGAAGTGGCTTTGTGTGGTTATGACTTTTGGTATCAACCATATTTTGATGTGATGGTGTCAACGGAATGGGGCGCACCCAATAAGTTTAAACG tggCTGGCGAAACGAAGACCTCGATGACATGACCCAATATGGTTGTCGATTGAATTTTTACAAATGGTCAACGCATACCCTATATCAAACTATTGATTTGGGTTATGAGGGTACAACACCATTGGAGGTTCGCTTTATGCACGATCCCAAACGTGGAGAAGGATTTGTGGGCTGCTGTTTGAATGCAAATATATACTATTTCAAAAAGAAAcccgattccgatgaatttgtAGCAAAAAAAGTGATTGACATACCCGGCAAGCTAATTTCAATTGATGGTGGCAAACCTGAGACTTTGAATGGTATGGTTTCCGACATAGTGCTCTCTTTGGATGACAAATATCTATATGTAAATTGTTGGTTACACGGTGATCTACGCCAATACGATGTTAGTGACCCAGAGAACCCACGTCTAACAGGCCAGCTGTTTTTGGGaggttttatttgcaatgattgGAAACATGTAGAGGTTCTTGAAGATAAGGAACTCACG AAACGTCCCGAGCCACGTTTTGTTAAAGGTCGCAGACTCGAAGGAGGGCCACAAATGATGCAACTCTCCTTGGATGGCAAGCGATTGTATGTTTCGTCATCTCTCTTTTCGCCATGGGATAAGCAG TTCTATCCAAAGATGGTTGAAAAAGGCGGTACCATAATTgaaattgatattgatgttgttAACGGTGGTATGAAGCTGAACGAGAATTTCCTGGTTGACTTTGGTAATGAACCTCATGGACCAGCACTACCGCATGAAATGCGTTACCCAGGTGGTGATTGCACCTCCGACATTTGGTTGGTTAACGatgaaaaatga
- the LOC105210158 gene encoding Kv channel-interacting protein 1, producing the protein MTSPPESPIEEVVFELEHTRVPKPINVTIEDLYRETKFSKQEIRIMYRGFKTECPEGVVHEECFKEIYAKFFPHGNSSLYAHHVFRTFDINSAGSVNFREFLNILSTLLRGTVYDKVKWTFKLYDVNGDGRITRGEMGDLFQSIHELMGRRPHQPEEDRKAKEQLERTFRSFDPHNVGYINFEMWMKGLLTNRTIVNSFHVFHSDP; encoded by the exons ATGACTTCGCCACCGGAAAGCCCCATAGAGGAGGTTGTCTTCGAATTGGAACACACTCGAGTGCCTAAGCCGATTAATGTAACAATTGAAGATTTGTATCGAGAGACTAAATTCTCAAAACAAGAAATACGAATAATGTATCGAGGATTTAAAACG GAGTGTCCCGAAGGTGTTGTGCATGAAGAATGTTTCAAGGAGATTTACGCAAAGTTCTTTCCACATGGCA ATTCCAGTCTATATGCACACCATGTGTTCAGGACTTTCGATATAAACAGTGCTGGTTCCGTGAACTTTCGG GAATTTCTCAATATCCTTTCAACGCTATTGCGCGGCACAGTGTACGATAAAGTCAAGTGGACCTTCAAATTGTACGATGTAAATGGTGATGGTCGGATAACACGTGGCGAAATGGGTGATTTATTCCAATCAATACACGAGTTAATGGGTCGACGGCCGCATCAGCCAGAGGAAGACCGAAAAGCCAAAGAACAG TTGGAACGCACCTTCCGCTCATTCGATCCGCATAATGTCGGTTATATTAATTTCGAGATGTGGATGAAGGGTCTGCTCACCAACCGAACCATTGTGAACTCATTCCATGTATTTCACTCGGATCCCTGA